A single genomic interval of uncultured Pseudodesulfovibrio sp. harbors:
- a CDS encoding ABC transporter substrate-binding protein: MKLRRLLMTGMLTLAFLGVASIGMADMKAAKKWVDTEFQPSTLSKAEQMKEMEWFMKAAAPFKGMEIKVVSETIPTHEYESKVLAKAFYEITGIKVTHDLIQEGDVIEKLQVQVQSGENVFDAYINDSDLIGTHFRSGHAVNLTDWMNGEGKSVTLPTLDIDDFMGKSFTTGPDGKLYQLPDQQFANLYWFRYDWFQKPELKKAFKAKYGYELGVPVNWSAYEDIAEFFTNEVKEIDGKAIYGHMDYGKKAPDLGWRFTDAWLSMAGAGDKGLPNGKPVDEWGIRVDGCRPVGSSVARGGATNGPAAKYALRKYMEWLRKYAPPGALGMDFYQSLPYLAKGNVAQQIFWYTAFTASMVKEGTPVVNADGTPKWRMAPSPHGPYWEEGQKLGYQDCGSWTLLKSTPIKRRQAAWLFAQFCVAKTVSLKKTHVGLTPIRDSDIRDKSFTERAPKLGGLVEFYRSPARVAWTPTGTNVPDYPKLAQLWWQNIGEAVAGEVTVSTAMDNLAKEQDKILMRLERAGILGECGPKLNKPVDESVWLKKPGSPKAKLANEKPKGETVDYDQLLKAWKAGKVK, encoded by the coding sequence ATGAAGTTGCGGCGTCTATTGATGACGGGAATGCTGACTCTGGCATTCCTCGGCGTGGCAAGTATCGGCATGGCCGATATGAAAGCTGCGAAGAAATGGGTCGACACCGAATTCCAGCCGTCCACTTTGAGCAAGGCGGAACAGATGAAGGAAATGGAGTGGTTCATGAAAGCCGCTGCCCCCTTCAAAGGCATGGAAATCAAAGTCGTTTCCGAGACCATCCCCACTCATGAGTACGAATCCAAGGTACTCGCCAAAGCCTTCTATGAAATCACCGGCATCAAGGTCACCCATGACCTGATCCAGGAAGGTGACGTCATCGAAAAATTGCAGGTGCAGGTCCAGTCCGGCGAAAACGTCTTTGATGCCTACATCAATGACTCCGACCTCATCGGCACCCACTTCCGTTCCGGCCATGCAGTCAACCTGACCGACTGGATGAACGGCGAAGGCAAGTCCGTCACTCTGCCGACTCTCGACATTGATGACTTCATGGGCAAGTCCTTCACCACCGGTCCCGACGGCAAGCTCTACCAGCTGCCTGACCAACAGTTCGCGAACCTGTACTGGTTCCGTTACGACTGGTTCCAGAAACCTGAGCTGAAAAAGGCCTTCAAGGCCAAGTACGGCTACGAACTCGGCGTTCCTGTCAACTGGTCCGCCTACGAAGATATCGCCGAATTCTTCACCAACGAAGTGAAAGAAATCGACGGCAAGGCCATTTACGGCCACATGGATTACGGCAAGAAAGCTCCGGACCTCGGCTGGCGCTTCACCGATGCATGGCTCTCCATGGCCGGTGCCGGTGACAAGGGTCTGCCCAACGGCAAGCCCGTCGACGAATGGGGCATCCGCGTAGACGGTTGCCGCCCTGTCGGTTCCTCCGTTGCCCGTGGTGGCGCAACCAACGGCCCCGCTGCCAAGTACGCCCTGCGTAAGTACATGGAATGGCTCCGCAAGTACGCCCCTCCGGGTGCTCTGGGCATGGACTTCTACCAGTCCCTGCCGTACCTCGCCAAGGGTAACGTCGCTCAGCAGATATTCTGGTACACCGCCTTCACCGCCTCCATGGTCAAGGAAGGTACTCCGGTCGTGAACGCAGACGGTACTCCCAAGTGGCGCATGGCTCCGTCCCCGCACGGTCCCTACTGGGAAGAAGGCCAGAAGCTCGGTTATCAGGACTGCGGTTCCTGGACCCTGCTGAAGTCCACCCCGATCAAACGCCGTCAGGCCGCATGGCTGTTCGCACAGTTCTGCGTCGCCAAGACCGTTTCCCTGAAGAAGACTCACGTCGGCCTCACCCCGATCCGTGATTCGGATATCCGCGACAAGTCTTTCACTGAGCGCGCTCCCAAGCTGGGCGGCCTGGTGGAATTCTACCGTTCCCCGGCTCGCGTCGCATGGACTCCCACCGGCACCAACGTTCCCGATTACCCCAAGCTGGCTCAGCTCTGGTGGCAGAACATCGGTGAAGCCGTTGCCGGTGAAGTGACCGTTTCCACCGCCATGGACAACCTCGCCAAGGAACAGGACAAGATCCTGATGCGCCTTGAGCGTGCCGGTATCCTCGGCGAATGCGGTCCCAAGCTGAACAAGCCCGTGGACGAATCCGTCTGGCTGAAGAAGCCCGGTTCTCCGAAGGCCAAGCTTGCCAACGAAAAGCCCAAGGGCGAAACCGTGGATTACGACCAGCTCCTCAAGGCCTGGAAGGCCGGCAAGGTCAAGTAA
- a CDS encoding DUF2160 domain-containing protein, producing the protein MNLEWMAWTPVTAGFFITIVVILIGMTIWEIKSPCVKRRGFLPLTTTRGDRLFIGLLGSAYIHLCWVGLTEFKVWIATVISVCFLAVIMRWG; encoded by the coding sequence ATGAATCTCGAATGGATGGCATGGACTCCGGTTACCGCCGGGTTCTTCATCACCATCGTCGTCATCCTCATCGGAATGACTATCTGGGAAATCAAATCCCCCTGCGTCAAACGCAGAGGATTTCTTCCGCTGACCACCACCCGCGGCGACCGGCTCTTCATCGGTCTGCTCGGCAGCGCATACATTCACTTGTGCTGGGTCGGTCTGACGGAATTCAAGGTCTGGATCGCAACGGTAATATCCGTCTGCTTTCTCGCCGTCATCATGCGCTGGGGCTAA
- a CDS encoding carbohydrate ABC transporter permease, translated as MTIKKRHVLLVFYLFLLFLPIYWMLNMSLRYNADIMSNFQIIPTNITFDNYAKIFGDPSWYSGYINSIIYVTINTVISLLTALPAAYAFSRYHFIGDSQIFFWLLTNRMAPPAVFLLPFFQLYSTFNLIDTHIAVALSHCLFNVPLAVWILEGFMSGVPREIDETAFIDGYSFPRFFIRVFIPLIRAGIGVTAFFCFMFSWVELLLARTLTTTAAKPIAATMTRTVSATGLDWGLLAAAGILTIVPGALVIYFVRNHLAKGFAMGRV; from the coding sequence ATGACCATAAAAAAACGACACGTCCTGCTTGTCTTTTACCTGTTCCTGCTCTTCCTGCCGATTTACTGGATGCTGAACATGTCCCTGCGCTACAACGCAGACATCATGTCCAATTTCCAGATAATCCCGACGAACATCACCTTTGACAACTATGCGAAGATCTTCGGCGATCCTTCATGGTACTCGGGATACATCAACTCCATCATCTACGTGACCATCAATACGGTCATCTCGCTGCTGACCGCGCTCCCGGCTGCCTACGCCTTTTCGCGCTACCACTTCATCGGCGACAGCCAGATATTCTTCTGGCTGCTGACCAACCGCATGGCTCCCCCGGCAGTTTTCCTGCTGCCCTTCTTCCAGCTCTACTCCACATTCAACCTCATCGACACGCACATCGCGGTGGCCCTGTCCCACTGCCTGTTCAACGTGCCGCTTGCGGTCTGGATTCTGGAAGGCTTCATGTCCGGCGTCCCGCGCGAGATCGATGAAACCGCCTTTATCGACGGGTACTCCTTCCCGCGCTTCTTCATCCGGGTCTTCATCCCGCTGATCCGCGCAGGCATCGGTGTCACCGCGTTCTTCTGCTTCATGTTCAGCTGGGTCGAACTGCTGCTCGCCCGCACGCTGACCACCACGGCAGCCAAGCCCATCGCGGCGACCATGACACGCACCGTCTCCGCCACAGGTCTCGACTGGGGCCTGCTCGCGGCAGCCGGCATTCTGACCATCGTGCCCGGTGCACTGGTCATCTACTTTGTCCGCAACCACCTGGCCAAGGGCTTTGCCATGGGCCGCGTGTAA
- a CDS encoding sugar ABC transporter permease — protein MNKWENNKAWFLVLPVFAIVAFSAIIPLMTVVNYSVQDIFGPGQRFFVGVEWFREVLLDERLHDALFKQLCFSMLVLLIEMPLGIGIGLMMPKKGWTSSACLVILALPLLIPWNVIGTIWIIFTRPDIGLFGAFINATGIPFDHTASGVDAWITLMLMEVWHWTPLVALLAYAGLRAIPEAFYQAAKIDGASSWAIFKYIQLPKLRGVMTIALLLRFMDSFLIYAEPFVLTGGGPGNSTTFLSIYLVKIAVGQFDLGPAAAFSLIYFLIVLLFCWLFYNALQAAGTGDKS, from the coding sequence ATGAATAAATGGGAAAACAACAAGGCGTGGTTCCTGGTTCTCCCGGTCTTTGCGATCGTGGCCTTCTCCGCCATCATCCCGCTCATGACCGTTGTCAACTACTCCGTGCAGGACATCTTCGGACCGGGCCAGCGCTTCTTCGTGGGCGTGGAGTGGTTCCGCGAGGTGCTTCTGGACGAACGACTGCATGACGCGCTGTTCAAGCAACTCTGCTTCTCCATGCTGGTCCTGCTGATCGAGATGCCGCTTGGCATCGGCATCGGCCTGATGATGCCCAAGAAGGGGTGGACCTCGTCCGCCTGTCTGGTCATCCTCGCCCTGCCGCTGCTGATCCCGTGGAACGTCATCGGCACCATCTGGATCATCTTCACCCGCCCGGACATCGGCCTGTTCGGGGCATTCATCAATGCTACGGGCATCCCCTTCGACCACACCGCAAGCGGCGTGGATGCGTGGATTACCCTGATGCTCATGGAAGTCTGGCACTGGACACCGCTGGTCGCGCTGCTCGCCTATGCCGGACTGCGCGCCATTCCCGAGGCTTTCTATCAGGCCGCCAAGATCGACGGCGCGTCCTCGTGGGCCATCTTCAAATACATTCAGCTACCCAAGCTGCGCGGGGTCATGACCATCGCCCTGCTGCTCAGGTTCATGGACTCGTTCCTAATTTACGCCGAACCGTTCGTCCTTACCGGCGGCGGCCCCGGCAACTCGACCACCTTCCTGTCCATTTACCTTGTAAAAATCGCTGTCGGTCAGTTCGACCTCGGTCCGGCTGCCGCATTCTCGCTTATCTACTTCCTTATTGTCCTGCTGTTCTGCTGGCTGTTCTACAACGCCCTGCAAGCCGCGGGTACGGGAGATAAATCATGA
- a CDS encoding ABC transporter ATP-binding protein codes for MARIDLNEIKHSYRPNPTSEDDFALKRIHTVWEDGGAYALLGPSGCGKTTMLNIISGLLKPSHGSIHYDGVDVSDMQPEERNIAQVFQFPVLYDTMTVYDNLAFPLRNRGVNKTDVDSRVREIADALDLTDDLGKRAANLSADAKQKISLGRGLVRSDVAAILFDEPLTVIDPHLKWELRRKLKEIHKEFKITMIYVTHDQVEAMTFADKIVVMYEGEIVQMGTPEELFEEPEHTFVGYFIGSPGMNFFECTVDGASAKIGDAIVPLDQITADKAKAAGGNLKLGIRPMYVGVHDENVENGVPAEVTNVEDQGYCKIITCKFNGSEIKARIKDNRKIPTDTCWLTFPKDKTKLYSNERLVRTGGDNE; via the coding sequence ATGGCTCGTATCGATCTGAACGAAATCAAACACAGCTACCGGCCGAATCCGACCAGTGAGGACGACTTCGCCCTCAAACGGATTCACACGGTATGGGAAGACGGCGGCGCGTACGCGCTCCTCGGTCCCTCGGGCTGCGGCAAGACCACGATGCTCAACATCATCTCCGGTCTGCTCAAGCCGTCACACGGCTCCATCCATTACGACGGGGTGGATGTCTCCGACATGCAGCCGGAAGAACGCAACATCGCGCAGGTCTTCCAGTTCCCGGTCCTGTACGACACCATGACCGTTTACGACAATCTCGCGTTCCCGCTCAGGAACCGGGGTGTCAACAAGACGGATGTGGACAGCCGGGTGCGCGAAATCGCGGACGCCCTCGACCTGACCGACGATCTGGGCAAACGCGCGGCCAACCTGTCCGCCGACGCCAAGCAGAAAATCTCGCTCGGGCGCGGACTGGTGCGAAGCGATGTCGCGGCGATTCTCTTTGACGAACCGCTGACAGTCATCGACCCGCACCTCAAGTGGGAACTGCGGCGCAAGCTCAAGGAAATCCATAAAGAATTCAAGATCACCATGATCTACGTCACCCACGATCAGGTCGAGGCAATGACCTTTGCCGACAAGATTGTGGTCATGTATGAAGGCGAGATCGTCCAGATGGGCACCCCCGAAGAGCTGTTCGAGGAACCCGAGCACACCTTTGTAGGGTACTTCATAGGCAGCCCGGGCATGAACTTCTTTGAGTGTACCGTGGACGGTGCGTCCGCTAAAATCGGTGACGCGATCGTCCCGCTGGATCAGATTACCGCGGACAAAGCCAAAGCCGCAGGCGGCAATCTCAAGCTCGGAATCCGCCCCATGTATGTGGGCGTGCATGACGAAAACGTGGAAAACGGCGTCCCGGCCGAAGTCACCAACGTCGAGGATCAGGGATATTGCAAGATCATCACCTGCAAATTCAACGGCAGCGAGATCAAGGCCAGAATCAAGGATAACCGGAAAATTCCGACAGACACCTGCTGGCTGACCTTCCCCAAAGACAAGACCAAGTTGTACAGCAACGAGCGTCTGGTAAGAACAGGGGGCGACAATGAATAA
- a CDS encoding ABC transporter ATP-binding protein, with protein sequence MGLKLKNIDKLVGQEVHLKDINLEFESGSRYVVLGRTLAGKTSLLRVMAGLDRPTSGTLEADGQDVTGVSVRKRSIAMVYQQFINYPSQTIYENIASPLIIAGEAKAEVDKKVMKAAKMLHIEGMLDRLPAELSGGQQQRTAIARALVKDVDLLLLDEPLVNLDYKLREELRDELQKIFKERDSVVVYTTTEPTEALMLGGNIIVMHEGRVLQVGPTAEVFLKPANMKVAEVFSDPPINFIEGSVSDGKVHLGDALSFPVTDHMKGLTSGEYIFGVRSSQFRLHQRTEQHACITGEVTLSEINGSETFIHFTFGEQTLVVQREGVHSHEVGNQVSVYVNPDNLYIFNTTGELCVSPATD encoded by the coding sequence ATGGGTCTAAAGCTTAAAAACATTGACAAACTGGTCGGGCAGGAAGTCCACCTGAAAGACATCAACCTGGAGTTCGAGTCAGGCTCCCGTTACGTGGTTCTCGGAAGAACCCTTGCGGGCAAAACTTCACTCCTCAGAGTCATGGCCGGTCTTGACCGGCCCACATCGGGCACACTGGAAGCGGACGGTCAGGACGTGACCGGCGTCTCTGTTCGGAAACGCAGCATTGCCATGGTGTACCAGCAATTCATCAACTATCCATCCCAAACTATTTACGAAAACATCGCCTCTCCCCTGATCATCGCAGGGGAAGCCAAGGCTGAAGTCGACAAGAAGGTTATGAAAGCGGCGAAAATGCTCCACATCGAGGGCATGCTCGACCGGCTGCCTGCCGAGCTTTCCGGCGGCCAGCAGCAGCGCACGGCTATTGCCCGCGCTCTGGTCAAGGACGTGGACCTGCTTCTGCTTGACGAACCACTCGTCAACCTCGACTACAAGCTGCGCGAAGAACTGCGGGACGAACTGCAAAAGATCTTCAAGGAACGCGATTCCGTCGTCGTGTATACGACAACGGAACCGACCGAAGCACTCATGCTGGGCGGCAACATCATTGTCATGCACGAAGGTCGCGTCCTTCAGGTCGGCCCCACGGCCGAAGTCTTCCTGAAGCCCGCGAACATGAAAGTTGCGGAAGTGTTCAGCGATCCGCCCATCAACTTCATCGAAGGCTCGGTTTCCGACGGCAAAGTCCATCTGGGCGACGCACTGTCCTTCCCTGTGACGGACCACATGAAGGGGCTGACGTCCGGCGAATACATATTCGGCGTGCGGTCCAGCCAGTTCCGCCTGCACCAGCGCACCGAGCAGCACGCCTGTATCACCGGGGAGGTCACCCTCTCCGAAATCAACGGTTCCGAAACCTTCATCCACTTCACGTTCGGCGAGCAGACGCTTGTCGTTCAACGCGAGGGTGTTCACAGCCATGAGGTCGGCAATCAGGTATCCGTGTACGTCAACCCGGACAACCTCTACATTTTCAACACGACGGGCGAACTCTGCGTTTCGCCCGCCACTGACTAG